The Sulfurospirillum halorespirans DSM 13726 genome has a window encoding:
- a CDS encoding urea amidolyase associated protein UAAP2, whose amino-acid sequence MEETTAIYNERVSAGVPWYHVVKKGQSIRIIDLKGCQAVDTLFYNANNHDERYSASDTIREQGSIFITTGTKLLSSDDNVMLEVTHDTCGNHDTLGGHCSAESNTVRFGHDKKYMHSCRDNYLYAVGELEMSPRDLTNNINFFMNVPVEEDGHLAIVDGISHEGDFVQMKAHMDTLVLISNCPQLNNPCNGFNPTPIQILIWDN is encoded by the coding sequence ATGGAAGAGACAACAGCAATTTACAATGAACGCGTCAGTGCGGGTGTGCCGTGGTACCATGTGGTGAAAAAAGGGCAAAGTATTCGCATTATCGATTTAAAAGGATGCCAAGCGGTCGATACCCTTTTTTACAACGCGAACAACCACGATGAGCGTTACAGTGCGAGCGATACGATTCGTGAACAAGGCAGTATATTTATTACAACGGGAACGAAGCTACTTTCAAGCGATGATAACGTAATGCTTGAAGTGACACATGATACGTGTGGCAATCACGACACCCTTGGCGGTCATTGCAGTGCCGAGAGCAATACGGTTCGTTTTGGGCATGACAAAAAGTACATGCACAGTTGCCGTGACAACTACCTCTACGCGGTCGGTGAGTTGGAGATGAGCCCGCGCGATTTGACGAACAACATCAACTTTTTTATGAACGTTCCTGTGGAAGAAGATGGGCATTTGGCGATTGTGGATGGCATCTCTCATGAGGGCGATTTTGTGCAGATGAAAGCGCATATGGACACACTGGTACTCATCTCAAACTGCCCACAACTCAACAACCCGTGCAATGGCTTTAACCCCACACCGATTCAGATTCTTATCTGGGATAATTAG